TCTTTTTGAAAAGCATTGCTAATTTGTACTGAGTGTGATATATTATCTGTTGGTGTGGATCACACACGACAGCCAATTTAGGTGAGGGTGCTTGCCATCAGGCAGGTTTCATCTAAAAAAGCGGCTGTCGGAGGAAAAAACCCAAAGGAGGATATGTTTACATGGCAGTCATTTCAATGAAACAACTATTGGAAGCCGGGGTTCATTTCGGACATCAGACCCGCCGCTGGAACCCCAAAATGGCCCGTTACATCTTTACTGAACGTAACGGCATTTACATTATTGACCTGCAAAAAACGGTGAAGAAGGTTGAGGAAGCTTATAACTTTGTGCGTGATCTGGCCGCAAACGGCGGAAAGATTTTGTTTGTCGGCACCAAAAAGCAAGCGCAAGAGTCAATCAAAGAGGAAGCTGAGCGCTGCAACATGTTCTATATCAATACGCGCTGGCTGGGTGGAACATTAACCAACTTCCAAACCATTCGCAAGCGTATTGAGCGCTTGCATGAACTGGAACAAATGGAAACGGACGGTACGTTCGATGTACTGCCTAAAAAGGAAGTTATTTTGCTGCGCAAGGAGAAAGAACGCTTGGAAAAATTCTTAGGCGGAATTAAAGACATGAAAGAGCTTCCGGATGCTCTTTTCGTCGTTGATCCCCGCAAAGAACGGATCGCCATTGCCGAAGCGCGTAAACTGGGCATTCCTATTGTGGCTATCGTTGATACCAACTGTGACCCCGATGAGGTTGACTACGTGATTCCCGGCAATGATGATGCCATCCGTGCCGTTAAACTCTTGGCTTCCAAAATGGCCGATGCCGTTTTAGAAGGTAATCAAGGGGAGCAAACCAGTGTATCCTAAGCAGGAATTTAGCTTGCCTGTTTAAAAACTTAAAAGGGTGGCCTGAGGGAATACCCTTAGCCCCCTTTTTTTAAAGGTTTACAAACAGTAAGCTTGGAAAAACTTTAATTATAGAAAATACATATGCTAAAAATATAGCTAAACCCACTAACGGATTGATAACGGACTTAAAGGAGGATGACTGCTGTGTCTGTAACAGCAAGCATGGTAAAAGAATTGCGTGAAAAAACCGGTGCTGGCATGATGGATTGTAAAAAGGCACTGACGGAAACAAACGGAGATATGGAGAAAGCGATCGAGTACCTTCGCGAAAAAGGACTGGCCAAGGCAGCCAAAAAAGCGGACCGTGTTGCTGCTGAAGGCTTAACCTCTGTTGAGGTGGAAGGTAACGTGGCCGTGTTGTTGGAAGTGAACTGTGAAACCGACTTCGTGGCCAAAAATGCTGAATTCCAAAGCTTTATCTCTGAGGTTAGCAAACATCTCATCAAACATCGCCCGAGCAGTGTACAGGAAGCGTTGTCCCAAAAACTGGAAGGTCGAGAAGAAACACTTCAGGAGCGCTTGCATGCTTTAATTTCCAAAATCGGTGAAAATATGAAGCTGCGACGTTTCGAAGTGGTTGAAAAAACCGATAAAGATGCATTTGGTGCCTACATTCATATGGGTGGCAGCATCAGTGTGTTAACCGTTCTCCAAAACACCACCAATGAGAACCTGGCTAAAGATGTAGCCATGCATATTGCTGCCTTGAACCCACGTTTTATCTCCAGAGATGATGTGCCTGAAGATGTGGTTAATCAGGAAAGAGAGATCCTTAAACAACAAGCCCTTAATGAAGGGAAACCTGAACATATTGTAGAAAAAATGGTAGAAGGCCGGCTTGGTAAATTTTATAAAGAAGTATGTCTCTTAGAACAAGAATTTGTTAAAGATCCTGATCTCTCCATTGGCAAACTGTTGCAAAAAGAAGGACAGGACGTCACCATTAAACAATTCTATCGCTACCAGCTTGGCGAAGGAATCGAGAAAAAAGAAGAGAACTTCGCTGAAGAAGTGATGTCTCAGGTCAAAAAATAATCGCAATATGCCTGGCCAGTCAATCATATAGGGAACACGTTGTGTTCCCTATTTTTGAGGAAAAAATGAAGCAGGAATCAAGACAGTTGCGTAGAATATCAGAATGGAGGAACCCTTATGCAGCCGAAGTATAAACGGGTCGTCCTCAAGTTAAGTGGAGAAGCCCTGGCAGGGGAGCAAGGATTTGGAATTGACCCATCGGTGATTCAGTCGATTGCCAAACAACTCAAAGAAGTGACTCAACTTGGTGTTGAATTGGCTGTTGTTGTAGGTGGTGGTAACATTTGGAGAGGTATGGCAGGTAGTGCCCAAGGTATGGACCGGGCTACTGCAGACTACATGGGTATGCTGGCCACCGTAATGAATTCATTGGCCTTACAAGATGCCCTTGAAGCAGAAGGTGTGCAGACCCGGGTCCAAACCTCCATTGAGATGCGCCAGGTTGCCGAGCCATACATACGCCGCCGTGCCATTCGCCATTTGGAGAAAAAACGCGTGGTCATTTTTGCCGCTGGAACCGGCAATCCATACTTTTCCACAGATACCACCGCAGCGTTGAGAGCAGCAGAAATTGAAGCTGAAGTGATCCTGATGGCAAAAAACAAAGTGGACGGCGTTTACTCTGCCGACCCAAGTGTTGATCCGACGGCGAAAAAGTATGATAATCTTTCGTTTCTCGACGTACTGAAAGAGGGGCTGGGTGTGATGGACTCTACAGCTTCATCCTTGTGTATGGACAACAACATTCCGCTGATCGTCTTTTCTATTGCTGAAGAAGGAAATATTAAACGAGCTGTCTGCGGTGAAGAAATAGGGACAATTGTAAGGGGGAATTCCTGATGGTTAATGATGTGATTCAAAATGCACGACAGAGAATGGGAAAAGCAGTCAACCAGTTAAAATCGGAGCTGGCCAGTTTGCGTGCAGGCCGTGCTACTCCTGCCTTGCTTGACAAAGTTTACGTTGATTATTATGGCACCCCAACACCAGTTAATCAGCTGGCTAATATCAGTGCGCCTGAGCCCCGTTTACTAACCATTCAGCCTTGGGACAAGAGCGTACTGGATGCCATTGAAAAAGCGATTTTAAAATCTGAATTGGGTCTGACACCTAACAATGATGGAAATATTATCCGCATTGCCATCCCAGCTCTAACGGAAGAAAGACGTCAGGAATTGGTTAAAATGGTTAAAAAGTACGGTGAAGAGGCTAAAGTGGCTATTCGTAACGTTCGCCGGGATGCCAACGAGTCCATCAAGAAGATTGAAAAAGGCGGAGACATCTCTGAGGATGAAGCCCGTCGTCATCAGGAAACCATCCAAAAGACAACCGATGAACATATCGCCCAGGTGGATCAAATTGTTGCCAAGAAAGAAAAAGAAATTATGGAAGTGTAACGCGGAAGGTGACTTGAAATCACCCTCAACTTAAGAGGGTGATTTTGTTCATCAATGCTTGGAGGAATTATCATGTTACACAAGATTACCAACCGACTTAGAGAGACAAAAGGAAGTCAACGAATAGATCAAGCCAATATCCCTCAACATGTGGCCATTATTATGGACGGCAACGGCCGCTGGGCCAATCAGCGCGGCTTGCCGCGGGTAGCCGGGCACCGGGCCGGCATGAAAGTCGTGAAAGAAATTACTAAAGCGGCTGATGAAATCGGTGTTAAAATATTAACCCTTTATGCTTTTTCCACAGAGAACTGGAAGCGGCCAAGGGAAGAAGTGGATTACTTGATGAAGCTGCCGCAGGAGTATCTGGCAACCGAATTGGACGAATTAAATCAGCGCAATGTGCAGGTCCGCTTGCTGGGTTCGGAAGAAGGTTTGCCACCCCATACCCTTGAGGCTGTCAAAGAGGCCGTACATAAAACACGCCACAATACGGGACTAATCCTTAATTTTGCCTTAAACTATGGCAGCCGTTCTGAGATTGTCCAAATGGTCAAAATGCTGGCCGCCAAAGTTGAGCGTCATGAACTGAGCATCGACGATATTAACGAGCAGCTTGTCAGCCAGTCTCTGCAGACGGGAGGATTACCCGATCCTGATCTGTTGATCCGTACCAAAGAGATTCGCTTAAGCAATTTTATGCTTTGGCAGCTGGCTTATACCGAACTATGGTTCACCGATGTGTATTGGCCTGATTTTACCAAGAAGCACTTTGAAGAAGCAATTAGTGAGTTTCAACAGCGGGCTCGACGTTACGGCTCTGTTTAACAACAGAGGCCGAGACTCAAGATGACAAACGTGAGGAGGGTGTGTGTTGAAGCAGCGCATCATTACAGCAGCAATTGGTGGTTCTCTGTTTATCGTTGTTCTTATCTTGGGAGGCTTGTGGTTTGCCCTGCTCATTTCTGTCTTGGCTGTGCTGGCTTATCGTGAGATGATCCACATGGCCCGTATTCCTGTCTATTCCGCTCCCTCTCTCTTGGGTCTGGCCTTTCTGCTGGCTCTCTTGTTGTCCTTCCTGCATCGTGCCAATGTCATCCCGGTTCCGTCCTTTTTGATGATCTCCCTGGAAGCACTGTTTGTCCTGTTTCTGATCCTGTTCTTGGTCATGACAGTTATGACCAAAAATCAGGTCACTATTGAACACCTTGGTCCTTTTTTGCTTGCCGTTTTTTATGTTGGCATTGGTTTAGCCCAATTTATCTATGCCCGGGAAGCGGAAGGACTCACTTTTATTTTTTTTATTCTGGCTGTGATCTGGTCAACCGACAGCGGTGCCTATTTTATTGGACGGTCTTTGGGCAAGCATAAGCTGTGGCCCAGTATCAGTCCCAACAAAACCATTGAAGGCGCTCTAGGGGGGATTGGGGTTGCAGTGGCTGTTGCTCTCCTTTTCCAGCTTTTGACCGGTCATTTTGCCAACTACGGGAAAATGCTCAGTTTGGTACTGTTCGTGTCCATTGCTTGTCAGATAGGGGATCTGGTGGAATCAGCATTAAAGCGCTATTACGGCGTGAAGGATTCAGGAATGCTTCTTCCGGGCCATGGCGGTGTTTTGGATCGTTTCGACAGCTTAATTTTTGTTTTTGTCCTGCTCTATCTCCTTTAGGGACGATATGTTGCAAAGACCGTTGTCATTAGGCAAAATGATTGATATAGTTTGAAAATGAAAAGATAGAAACAGGGGTTAGAACAATGAAAAATATTGCAGTTTTGGGTTCAACAGGTTCTATTGGCAGACAAACATTAGAAGTGATTGCTTCCCATCCCGGTTCGTTTAGACTGGTGGCCATGGCAGCCGGTACAAACGCAGACTTAATTATTGAACAGGCCAACAAGTTTCAGCCAGCGCTTGTCTCAGTAAGTACAAAGGAGCTGGCCGAAAGGGTCAAAATACATATCCCAGCCCATACTAAAGTGGTGTATGGACTGGAAGGATTGATCGAAGTCGCCACTCATGAAGATGTACATACGCTGGTGACAGCCGTTGTGGGCAGTATTGGACTAAAACCCACCTTGGCGGCGATTGAGCAAGGGAAACAGATTGCTTTAGCCAATAAGGAGACTTTAGTGACGGCAGGCCAGATTGTGATGGAACTGGCAGCTAAACACCAAGTCAGCATCTTGCCTGTTGACAGCGAGCATTCAGCCATTTTCCAATGTTTACAAGGTGAAAACAAGAGTCAAGTGGAAAAAATCATTTTAACGGCATCAGGGGGCAGTTTCAGACATAAAAGTAGAGAAGAGCTTGTAAATGTAAGCCTTGAAGATGCGCTCAAGCATCCCAACTGGTCTATGGGACCGAAGGTAACCATTGATTCAGCCACCATGATGAATAAAGGGCTGGAAGTGATTGAAGCTCACTGGCTGTTTTCCATGCCCTATGACAACATTGAGGTTCTCTTACATGATGAAAGCATTATCCATTCCATGGTGGTTTTTCAAGACAGTGCGGTGATGGCCCAGCTGGGAACCCCTGATATGCGAGTGCCCATTCAGTATGCCTTAACTTATCCGGAACGTTATCCGTTCTTTACACCGCGGCTAGATTTGGCTCAGGTTGGCTGTTTGCATTTCAGAGAGGCCGACTTCAACCGTTATCCCTGTCTAAGGCTGGCTTTTGAAGCAGGGAAAACAGGAGGTACCATGCCGACCGTCTTAAATGCGGCCAACGAGATTGCCGTGACACAGTTTTTACGTTCGGAAATCAGCTTCCTGGACATTGAAAAAGTGATTGAGGAAACAATGAACCAGCATGAACCGATTGCCAACCCCACATTGGAAGAGATAGAAGAAGTTGACCGATGGGCAAGAGAAAGGGCAAAATCGATAGAAAGAAGGTGCTGATATGCAAACGGTGAGTAGCATTATTTTGGTCATTGGTGTGATCATCTTTGTCCATGAACTGGGGCATTTGATCATGGCCAAAAGGGCCGGCATTTTGTGCCGGGAATTTGCCATTGGCTTCGGCCCTAAGCTGTTTTCTTTCCGTAAGGGTGAAACCTTATATACCATACGTTTGCTCCCCCTTGGAGGGTATGTGCGGATGGCTGGGGAGGACCCGGAAATGGTTCAAATTAAAACGGGTCACGATGTAGGCTTAGTTTTTAACGGACAAGGTAAGGTTTCTAAAATAATTTTAAACCGAAAGACCAGGCCTGCCCATGCTGAGCCCTTAAACGTTCAACGCATTGACCTGGAGCATGATCTATACATTGAAGGTTACAATGCTGCAGAAGAACTGGTCCGGTATGAGGTTGACCGGGAGGCCCTGTTGGTCTATGACAGCCAGGAAGTGTTGATTGCCCCTTATGACCGCCAATTTGGCAGTAAAACATTGGGCCAGCGGGCAGCCGCCATTTTGGCCGGTCCGTTAGCTAACTTCATCTTGGCCTTCGTTTTGTTCACCGGATTGGCCTTAAGCTTCGG
This window of the Caldalkalibacillus uzonensis genome carries:
- the rpsB gene encoding 30S ribosomal protein S2 — its product is MAVISMKQLLEAGVHFGHQTRRWNPKMARYIFTERNGIYIIDLQKTVKKVEEAYNFVRDLAANGGKILFVGTKKQAQESIKEEAERCNMFYINTRWLGGTLTNFQTIRKRIERLHELEQMETDGTFDVLPKKEVILLRKEKERLEKFLGGIKDMKELPDALFVVDPRKERIAIAEARKLGIPIVAIVDTNCDPDEVDYVIPGNDDAIRAVKLLASKMADAVLEGNQGEQTSVS
- the tsf gene encoding translation elongation factor Ts, whose protein sequence is MSVTASMVKELREKTGAGMMDCKKALTETNGDMEKAIEYLREKGLAKAAKKADRVAAEGLTSVEVEGNVAVLLEVNCETDFVAKNAEFQSFISEVSKHLIKHRPSSVQEALSQKLEGREETLQERLHALISKIGENMKLRRFEVVEKTDKDAFGAYIHMGGSISVLTVLQNTTNENLAKDVAMHIAALNPRFISRDDVPEDVVNQEREILKQQALNEGKPEHIVEKMVEGRLGKFYKEVCLLEQEFVKDPDLSIGKLLQKEGQDVTIKQFYRYQLGEGIEKKEENFAEEVMSQVKK
- the pyrH gene encoding UMP kinase, which produces MQPKYKRVVLKLSGEALAGEQGFGIDPSVIQSIAKQLKEVTQLGVELAVVVGGGNIWRGMAGSAQGMDRATADYMGMLATVMNSLALQDALEAEGVQTRVQTSIEMRQVAEPYIRRRAIRHLEKKRVVIFAAGTGNPYFSTDTTAALRAAEIEAEVILMAKNKVDGVYSADPSVDPTAKKYDNLSFLDVLKEGLGVMDSTASSLCMDNNIPLIVFSIAEEGNIKRAVCGEEIGTIVRGNS
- the frr gene encoding ribosome recycling factor, with the protein product MVNDVIQNARQRMGKAVNQLKSELASLRAGRATPALLDKVYVDYYGTPTPVNQLANISAPEPRLLTIQPWDKSVLDAIEKAILKSELGLTPNNDGNIIRIAIPALTEERRQELVKMVKKYGEEAKVAIRNVRRDANESIKKIEKGGDISEDEARRHQETIQKTTDEHIAQVDQIVAKKEKEIMEV
- a CDS encoding isoprenyl transferase, translating into MLHKITNRLRETKGSQRIDQANIPQHVAIIMDGNGRWANQRGLPRVAGHRAGMKVVKEITKAADEIGVKILTLYAFSTENWKRPREEVDYLMKLPQEYLATELDELNQRNVQVRLLGSEEGLPPHTLEAVKEAVHKTRHNTGLILNFALNYGSRSEIVQMVKMLAAKVERHELSIDDINEQLVSQSLQTGGLPDPDLLIRTKEIRLSNFMLWQLAYTELWFTDVYWPDFTKKHFEEAISEFQQRARRYGSV
- a CDS encoding phosphatidate cytidylyltransferase; this translates as MKQRIITAAIGGSLFIVVLILGGLWFALLISVLAVLAYREMIHMARIPVYSAPSLLGLAFLLALLLSFLHRANVIPVPSFLMISLEALFVLFLILFLVMTVMTKNQVTIEHLGPFLLAVFYVGIGLAQFIYAREAEGLTFIFFILAVIWSTDSGAYFIGRSLGKHKLWPSISPNKTIEGALGGIGVAVAVALLFQLLTGHFANYGKMLSLVLFVSIACQIGDLVESALKRYYGVKDSGMLLPGHGGVLDRFDSLIFVFVLLYLL
- a CDS encoding 1-deoxy-D-xylulose-5-phosphate reductoisomerase; protein product: MKNIAVLGSTGSIGRQTLEVIASHPGSFRLVAMAAGTNADLIIEQANKFQPALVSVSTKELAERVKIHIPAHTKVVYGLEGLIEVATHEDVHTLVTAVVGSIGLKPTLAAIEQGKQIALANKETLVTAGQIVMELAAKHQVSILPVDSEHSAIFQCLQGENKSQVEKIILTASGGSFRHKSREELVNVSLEDALKHPNWSMGPKVTIDSATMMNKGLEVIEAHWLFSMPYDNIEVLLHDESIIHSMVVFQDSAVMAQLGTPDMRVPIQYALTYPERYPFFTPRLDLAQVGCLHFREADFNRYPCLRLAFEAGKTGGTMPTVLNAANEIAVTQFLRSEISFLDIEKVIEETMNQHEPIANPTLEEIEEVDRWARERAKSIERRC